The stretch of DNA GTGGCTAGCTAGTTTTGCAGACACTCAACCGAAGGGTGAAAATCCACAAGTCGGCATCGACGGCCGAATCGGACGCTGGGCTTGGCGAAAACGAATTCCCATTTGGTTGCCTCACCCATCGTTAGTCTGGCATCTCGGCGAAACCAGCACACTCTGGGGCGACGCACAACCGCTTGGCCCGCGGCAAGCATCTGACTTTCTCGAGACGATGGACCAACCATCTTGAGGCTATCTTCGATTTCAATTGCGATGACGTCACGACGTCATATCGGCAGCGGATGAACCACGCTGATTAAGAAAACGAGTGAGCGCGATGGCACTGCTGAGTCGTCGACCTGGTCGGCCGGGGTGTGACGGTGGTTCGACACTAACTTGCTGGCTCTGAAGAAACGATTCAAGTGTCGCGTGCTGGTGCGTTGGATCGTACTTCACGGATTTTAAGATCACACTCTCGGGCACCAACGCACCCGCATTGCGTAGCAGACGACGCGTGCTGGCATGGAATGTAACCAACGTATCTTGCGGACGAAGAAATGCACTCCAAGATTCGACAAACTGCGAAGTTGACATTGAGCCGTTCCATGTGCTCAGAGGTAGCTCGACATGATCTAGGAAATCGGAGGGGAGTTCCATGCGAGGTTTAATAACGGCTTGAAAACGTTCGCCAGTATTTAGTCGCTCTGCCAACCAAACGACGGGATGCCGTCGGTCGCGACCGCGAGGCGATCGTTTACACCCAACCTTACCCTCCTTAGTGATTCCCGGTTCGGATTCGCCGTAGGCGACGACGATGTTGCTAAGGTCAGCAAGGATTGCTCGGGGGATTCCCATCGTGTTGTGACTGCGTCGTTTGTTTTCACGCCATCCGTCACGAGCTTTAGGGTGATCCAATTGAGCCTGAACCATTGCATCAAAAGCGGCAACCAATTCATCGAGCCCTTCAGTATCCGGTTCAAGGGATCGCAGGGCGGCGACGGTCGCTTCGAGTGTCGACAATGCGGTGTCGTTGGGTTCGCGACGTATTCGGTAGTTCCCCGGTTCGGTTGGCTCAATCCGAAACCGTGGTAACTCATTGAGTTGTGGAATGTCTCGCAGTAATGTCTTCGCGTGATGCCACGTTCCATCAATCACTACCAATTGCTTCGGGTGCTCCGCACGCGGGAGGTCCGTCAGCAG from Rubripirellula amarantea encodes:
- a CDS encoding tRNA-uridine aminocarboxypropyltransferase; translated protein: MSNLLGLPLGMPDWLLFRSRHQPYLFVISSTNLSSEQFDAVDHSRSARVRCYQCYRPRAMCFCDRIPTIDNRTGIIILQHMRERFHAFNTARIVRKALTNSTLLVDHNLPLADRLAKLSLADDVGVLYPGPEGRLLTDLPRAEHPKQLVVIDGTWHHAKTLLRDIPQLNELPRFRIEPTEPGNYRIRREPNDTALSTLEATVAALRSLEPDTEGLDELVAAFDAMVQAQLDHPKARDGWRENKRRSHNTMGIPRAILADLSNIVVAYGESEPGITKEGKVGCKRSPRGRDRRHPVVWLAERLNTGERFQAVIKPRMELPSDFLDHVELPLSTWNGSMSTSQFVESWSAFLRPQDTLVTFHASTRRLLRNAGALVPESVILKSVKYDPTHQHATLESFLQSQQVSVEPPSHPGRPGRRLSSAIALTRFLNQRGSSAADMTS